From Mastacembelus armatus chromosome 13, fMasArm1.2, whole genome shotgun sequence, one genomic window encodes:
- the cep57 gene encoding centrosomal protein of 57 kDa yields the protein METLSKTPGADATREKELCPVVCDSVSLPSYKDYPARRPFINTPQTRTHQSCRLSSSSKAFPETSSAAILSALRNLQEKIRRLELEKGHAELSLHTRRTDASHSDLQRENITPRLINNQTDTQREISEPPNCNQVLITHLAAAESRCVKLERQLDHMRRMLRSAKADRTSLHKQQVSMETARSAEQQPDTVSEHVQLKKLERLEQEYLRLTRTQNNAEIKIRELEMKLQVEEHQRKLIQDKANQLQTGLEANRILLQSVSPSQSTRQSKEKKFNSKKSSLEKSPYTQPHYRLSLRDVPFVAGTSVGCSHSVRANVQSVLSLLKRHQPHLCNCRVLSNSANSYEMASYKHSESCSSSSSASEEELSELVQALQEELRLMSLEQDELMRQVEDSVSEKERRELQREQERLLLKMERKGEQISKLYKHKSQIKKLRKDANFRRDGKSEVRMTTASTRGHSAGAVKVRPGERSRRNLRLLRDMKALQTSLQG from the exons ATGGAGACTCTGTCAAAAACACCCGGTGCTGATGCTACTCGGGAGAAG gagCTCTGCCCAGTAGTATGTGACAGCGTGTCACTGCCATCTTATAAAGATTATCCTGCTCGCCGACCCTTCATCAACACACCtcaaacacgcacacaccagTCATGTCGCCTGTCATCGTCCAGCAAGGCCTTCCCTGAGACCAGCAGTGCGG cgATCTTATCTGCCTTGAGGAACCTCCAGGAGAAGATCAGGAGGTTGGAGTTGGAGAAAGGACATGCAGAGCTCAGCCTGCATACTAGGAGGACAGACGCATCTCACTCTGATCTGCAGAGAGAGAACATCACACCGAGACTCATCAAtaatcagacagacacacagagggagataaGTGAGCCACCCAACTGTAACCAAG TGTTGATCACACAcctggctgctgcagagtcTCGCTGTGTGAAGCTGGAGCGACAGCTGGATCACATGAGGAGGATGCTGCGCAGTGCCAAGGCAGATAGGACCAGCCTTCACAAACAGCAG GTCTCAATGGAGACAGCCAGGTCAGCTGAGCAACAGCCTGACACAGTGTCTGAGCATGTCCAGTTGAAGAAGCTGGAGCGACTGGAGCAGGAGTATCTCAgactcacacgcacacagaaTAATGCTGAG ATAAAGATTCGCGAGTTGGAGATGAAACTGCAGGTGGAGGAGCACCAGAGGAAACTCATCCAAGATAAGGCCAACCAG CTACAGACTGGTTTGGAGGCCAATAGGATCCTGCTGCAGTCAGTGTCACCTAGCCAGTCCACCAGACAGTCCAAAGAgaagaaattcaattcaaag aaatCTTCATTAGAGAAGTCACCCTACACACAGCCACACTACAGACTGAGCCTTAGAGATGTACCTTTTGTTGCTGGAACG TCGGTAGGCTGCAGCCACTCAGTCAGAGCAAATGTCCAGTCAGTCTTGTCTCTGCTGAAGCGGCACCAGCCACATCTCTGCAACTGCCGTGTCCTGTCTAACAGTGCAAACAGCTATGAGATGGCTAGCTACAAGCATTCTGAGAgttgctcctcttcctcctctgctagTGAGGAAGAGCTATCAGAGCTGGTGCAAGCACTACAGGAGGAGCTGCGACTCATGAGCTT GGAGCAGGATGAGCTGATGAGGCAGGTGGAGGACAGTGTGtctgaaaaagagagaagagaacttcagagagagcaggagaggctgctgctgaaaatggagaggaaaggagagcagATCAGTAAGCTCTACAAGCATAAATCACAG ATAAAAAAGTTGAGAAAGGACGCAAATTTCAGAC
- the mre11a gene encoding double-strand break repair protein MRE11 produces the protein MSLEKTMDDEDTFKILIATDIHLGYLEKDAIRGNDTYDTLNEILECAKTNQADFILLGGDLFHENKPSRRCLHSCITMLRKYCMGDSPIHFNILSDQRVNFNTTQFPWVNYQDENLNISIPVFSVHGNHDDPTGAEGLCALDLLSASGLINHFGHSQSVESIEISPILMQKGNTKLALYGLGSIPDERLYRMFVNNKVTMLRPKEDQDKWFNLFTIHQNRSKHGPTNYIPEQFLDDFLDLVVWGHEHECLITPTRNEQQLFYVTQPGSSVATSLSPGEAAKKHIGLLKVKGHKMNMQKIPLKTVRQFFIQDVVLADYEDLFTPDTPQVTKKVEDLCYAKVTEMLEQAERERLGCPLTPEKPLIRLRVDYSGGFETFSTSRFSQKFVDRVANPKDIIHFLRRREQKEDIKDEVTVDYGKLLKTSAVEGLRVEDLVKQYFEAAEQKGQLSLLTEQGMGKAIQEFVDKDEKDAIQELITYQLEKTQRHLQARGVTTEQDIDAEVKRLRDSKKNTTEEDNEIREAMNRAKAHRLERGDDSVDAGISDEFADVNMDSDEGSVPFPAPTRGRGRGGRGRGGRGRGRGAAASEPKPAGRGRSQKSSATTQSRSIMQAFQAPSQRSSRAAATTSHTADEVTIDDSDEDIPVRKATRPPTKSTSSSSSFSKYSSQSQSQSFKGVEFDDSGDDDEDNPFKGPSHRSRR, from the exons ATGTCCTTGGAGAAGACCAT GGATGATGAGGATACCTTCAAGATCCTGATCGCTACAGATATTCACCTTGGTTACCTTGAGAAGGATGCCATCCGTGGCAATGACACTTATGACACACTAAATGAGATCCTGGAATGTGCCAAGACAAATCAG GCAGATTTTATTCTGCTGGGTGGAGATTTGTTCCACGAGAACAAGCCATCACGCCGATGCCTCCACAGCTGCATCACTATGCTGAGAAAGTACTGCATGGGGGACTCGCCTATACACTTCAACATCCTCAGTGACCAGAGGGTCAACTTCAACACCACTCA GTTTCCCTGGGTTAATTATCAAGATGAAAACCTGAACATCTCTATTCCGGTGTTCAGCGTTCACGGCAATCATGATGACCCGACCGGG GCTGAAGGTTTGTGTGCGCTGGATCTGCTTAGTGCTTCTGGACTTATAAATCACTTTGGTCACTCGCAGTCAGTGGAGAGCATAGAGATTAGTCCAATCCTCATGCAGAAAGGCAACACCAAGCTGGCTTTATATGGTCTTG GTTCTATCCCAGATGAGCGCCTGTACAGGATGTTTGTCAATAACAAGGTTACCATGCTTCGCCCCAAAGAGGACCAAGATAAATGGTTTAACCTCTTTACTATTCACCAGAAcag GAGTAAGCATGGTCCCACTAACTACATTCCTGAGCAGTTCTTGGATGACTTTCTTGATTTGGTGGTGTGGGGTCACGAGCATGAGTGTTTGATCACACCAACACGAAATGAACAGCAGCTCTTCTATGTGACACAGCCTGGCAGCTCTGTAGCCACCTCCCTGTCCCCTGGAGAGGCTgctaaaaa GCACATAGGGCTGCTCAAGGTGAAAGGTCACAAGATGAACATGCAGAAGATCCCCCTAAAGACTGTGCGTCAGTTCTTCATCCAAGATGTGGTGCTGGCTGACTATGAAGACCTTTTCACACCTGATACACCCCAGGTCACAAAGAAGGTGGAGGACCTCTGCTATGCAAAG gTTACAGAGATGTTAGAAcaagctgaaagagaaagactTGGATGTCCGCTCACCCCAGAGAAACCTCTTATTCGCCTGAGA GTGGACTACAGCGGAGGTTTTGAAACATTCAGCACTTCTCGCTTCAGTCAGAAGTTTGTGGACCGTGTTGCCAACCCAAAAGACATCATTCACTTTCTCAGACGCCGTGAGCAAAAAGAGGACATCAAAG ACGAAGTCACTGTTGACTATGGCAAGTTGTTGAAAACCTCAGCAGTTGAGGGGCTGAGAGTAGAGGACCTGGTTAAACAGTACTTTGAGGCAGCCGAACAG AAAGGACAGTTATCCCTGCTGACTGAGCAGGGCATGGGGAAGGCCATTCAGGAGTTTGTagacaaagatgaaaaagaTGCCATTCAGGAGCTCATCACTTACCAGCTAGAGAAGACACAGCGCCACCTCCAGGCCAGAGGAGTGACTACAGAGCAGGATATTGATGCAGAG GTCAAACGATTAAGAGACTCAAAAAAGAACACAACTGAGGAAGATAATGAAATCAGAGAA GCTATGAACAGAGCCAAGGCTCACCGGTTGGAACGCGGTGACGACTCTGTAGATGCGGGTATATCCGATGAGTTTGCAGATGTCAATATGGACTCTGACGAGGGGTCAGTCCCATTCCCTGCTCCTACACGAGGCCGAGGGCGAGGAGGCAGGGGGCGGGGCGGCCGGGGCAGGGGCAGGG GTGCAGCTGCCTCTGAACCAAAGCCAGCCGGTCGGGGTCGTTCTCAGAAATCCTCAGCAACAACCCAGAGCAGAAGCATAATGCAAG CATTTCAGGCCCCATCACAGAGATCGTCTCGAGCTGCAGCCACCACATCTCACACAGCAGATGAA GTGACCATTGATGACTCAGATGAAGATATACCTGTAAGGAAAGCTACCCGTCCCCCTACaaa ATCAACATCGTCGTCTTCATCATTCTCTAAGTACAGCTCACAGAGCCAGAGCCAGTCATTTAAAGGAGTTGAATTTGATGacagtggtgatgatgatgag GACAACCCCTTCAAAGGCCCCAGCCACCGTTCTCGGCGATAA
- the tmprss4a gene encoding transmembrane protease serine 4a isoform X1: protein MWIAQLPQESTRPLNSRQAVPRPGRHRRPMTTPRTQRDKASKRKRVLLTIVTVVVILGILATAVYFIKQLIESKYFFCTRSVKFIPIEQACDGKNDCAGGEDEITCVSWFTVNTTFPVRLTTGQYILQVYSPAVGWQSMCSDDWTEQHTQTACNQLGYTYKPKSTSISVNTLISSLKTGPFTAIIPGTTSTPIHQATTDRSTCRSGSVISLSCSDCGKVSLEDRIVGGTDAVIEDWPWQVSLQQNGHHTCGGSLVSPRWVVTAAHCFSGNTKELSRWRVVSGQTYMSTLGGSSVDRIILNGKNNAAKNDYDIAVMRLSSPIRVGVSRRPVCLPPTTFGLTAGSSMVVTGWGYLEEGGNISPSLQKASVPLLDQVTCSSPTVYGNLITQRMICAGFLNGGVDACQGDSGGPLVYYEGSKWHLVGVVSWGVGCARERKPGVYCNVEEMLNWIYTVIEKNP from the exons ATTGCCCAGTTGCCTCAGGAAAGCACCAGACCACTGAATTCCAGACAGGCAG TGCCACGGCCAGGCCGTCACAGAAGGCCCATGACAACTCCAAGGACTCAGAGAGACAAGGCCTCTAAAAGGAAGAGAGTGTTGCTGACTATCGTGACTGTTGTGGTGATACTGGGCATACTAGCCACAGCAGTCTACTTCA TTAAGCAGCTAATTGAGAGCAAATACTTCTTCTGCACGCGCTCAGTGAAGTTCATTCCAATAGAACAAGCCTGTGATGGGAAAAATGATTGTGCTGGAGGAGAGGATGAAATTACTTGTGTGTCATGGTTCACGGTCAACACTACTTTTCCAG TGCGTCTCACAACAGGTCAGTACATCCTGCAGGTGTACAGTCCTGCCGTGGGTTGGCAGAGCATGTGTAGCGACGACTGGACtgagcagcacacacagacagcatgtAATCAACTGGGATACACATA TAAACCTAAGAGTACCAGCATCTCGGTGAATACGCTAATATCCTCCCTGAAAACTGGACCATTCACTGCCATCATTCCTGGGACTACAAGCACACCCATTCATCAGGCAACCACTGACCG CAGCACGTGCAGATCTGGATCTGTGATATCTTTGTCCTGCTCAG ACTGTGGGAAGGTCAGCCTTGAGGATCGTATTGTGGGGGGTACAGATGCTGTCATTGAGGATTGGCCCTGGCAGGTCAGCCTGCAGCAGAATGGACATCATACTTGTGGAGGCTCACTGGTGTCCCCACGCTGGGTTGTCACTGCAGCCCACTGTTTTTCTGG CAATACAAAGGAGCTGAGTCGCTGGAGAGTGGTGTCAGGCCAGACATACATGAGCACACTGGGAGGGTCATCTGTGGATCGGATCATACTGAATGGAAAGAACAATGCAGCAAAAAATGACTATGACATAGCAGTGATGAGACTCAGCAGCCCAATCAGAGTGGGAG TGAGTCGCAGGCCGGTTTGCTTGCCTCCCACAACCTTTGGTCTTACTGCTGGCTCTTCCATGGTTGTGACTGGTTGGGGATACCTGGAGGAAGGCG GTAACATTTCTCCTTCACTTCAGAAGGCCAGCGTCCCTCTGCTGGACCAGGTCACGTGCTCTAGCCCCACAGTGTATGGTAATTTGATAACCCAAAGGATGATCTGTGCTGGTTTCTTGAATGGAGGAGTGGATGCCTGCCAG GGAGACAGTGGGGGCCCTTTAGTGTACTATGAAGGCTCAAAATGGCATCTGGTGGGAGTGGTGAGCTGGGGTGTTGGCTGCGCTCGTGAGAGAAAGCCAGGTGTCTACTGCAATGTGGAAGAGATGCTCAACTGGATTTATACTGTCATTGAG AAAAACCCCTGA
- the tmprss4a gene encoding transmembrane protease serine 4a isoform X2 encodes MTTPRTQRDKASKRKRVLLTIVTVVVILGILATAVYFIKQLIESKYFFCTRSVKFIPIEQACDGKNDCAGGEDEITCVSWFTVNTTFPVRLTTGQYILQVYSPAVGWQSMCSDDWTEQHTQTACNQLGYTYKPKSTSISVNTLISSLKTGPFTAIIPGTTSTPIHQATTDRSTCRSGSVISLSCSDCGKVSLEDRIVGGTDAVIEDWPWQVSLQQNGHHTCGGSLVSPRWVVTAAHCFSGNTKELSRWRVVSGQTYMSTLGGSSVDRIILNGKNNAAKNDYDIAVMRLSSPIRVGVSRRPVCLPPTTFGLTAGSSMVVTGWGYLEEGGNISPSLQKASVPLLDQVTCSSPTVYGNLITQRMICAGFLNGGVDACQGDSGGPLVYYEGSKWHLVGVVSWGVGCARERKPGVYCNVEEMLNWIYTVIEKNP; translated from the exons ATGACAACTCCAAGGACTCAGAGAGACAAGGCCTCTAAAAGGAAGAGAGTGTTGCTGACTATCGTGACTGTTGTGGTGATACTGGGCATACTAGCCACAGCAGTCTACTTCA TTAAGCAGCTAATTGAGAGCAAATACTTCTTCTGCACGCGCTCAGTGAAGTTCATTCCAATAGAACAAGCCTGTGATGGGAAAAATGATTGTGCTGGAGGAGAGGATGAAATTACTTGTGTGTCATGGTTCACGGTCAACACTACTTTTCCAG TGCGTCTCACAACAGGTCAGTACATCCTGCAGGTGTACAGTCCTGCCGTGGGTTGGCAGAGCATGTGTAGCGACGACTGGACtgagcagcacacacagacagcatgtAATCAACTGGGATACACATA TAAACCTAAGAGTACCAGCATCTCGGTGAATACGCTAATATCCTCCCTGAAAACTGGACCATTCACTGCCATCATTCCTGGGACTACAAGCACACCCATTCATCAGGCAACCACTGACCG CAGCACGTGCAGATCTGGATCTGTGATATCTTTGTCCTGCTCAG ACTGTGGGAAGGTCAGCCTTGAGGATCGTATTGTGGGGGGTACAGATGCTGTCATTGAGGATTGGCCCTGGCAGGTCAGCCTGCAGCAGAATGGACATCATACTTGTGGAGGCTCACTGGTGTCCCCACGCTGGGTTGTCACTGCAGCCCACTGTTTTTCTGG CAATACAAAGGAGCTGAGTCGCTGGAGAGTGGTGTCAGGCCAGACATACATGAGCACACTGGGAGGGTCATCTGTGGATCGGATCATACTGAATGGAAAGAACAATGCAGCAAAAAATGACTATGACATAGCAGTGATGAGACTCAGCAGCCCAATCAGAGTGGGAG TGAGTCGCAGGCCGGTTTGCTTGCCTCCCACAACCTTTGGTCTTACTGCTGGCTCTTCCATGGTTGTGACTGGTTGGGGATACCTGGAGGAAGGCG GTAACATTTCTCCTTCACTTCAGAAGGCCAGCGTCCCTCTGCTGGACCAGGTCACGTGCTCTAGCCCCACAGTGTATGGTAATTTGATAACCCAAAGGATGATCTGTGCTGGTTTCTTGAATGGAGGAGTGGATGCCTGCCAG GGAGACAGTGGGGGCCCTTTAGTGTACTATGAAGGCTCAAAATGGCATCTGGTGGGAGTGGTGAGCTGGGGTGTTGGCTGCGCTCGTGAGAGAAAGCCAGGTGTCTACTGCAATGTGGAAGAGATGCTCAACTGGATTTATACTGTCATTGAG AAAAACCCCTGA